The sequence agagatcatgaagaagagaaagggacctgtatgtgccaaaatgtttgtggcagccctgtttgtagtggctagaagctgtaaatgaatggatgtccatcaattgaagaatggttgagtaaattatggtatatgaatattattgttcagtaagaaatgaccaacaggatgaatacagagaggattggcgagacttacatgaactaatgctaagtgaaatgagcagaaccaggagatcattatatacttcaacaacaatactgtatgaggatgtattctgatgtaaGTAGATTTCTTttacaaagagatctaactcagtttcaattgatcaaggatggacagaagcagctacacccaaagaaagaacattgggaaatgaatgtaaattgcttgcatttttgtttttcttcccaggttatttataccttctgaatccaattttccctgtgcaacaagagaactgttcggttttgcacacattattgtatctaggatatactgtaacctatttaacatatataggattgcttgccatctggggaagggggtggagggagggaggggaaaaatcggaacagaagtgagtgcaagggataatgttgtaaaaaattaccctggcatgggttctgtcaataaaaaagttttttaaattgataaaataaataaataaataaaaattgatgtTAATAATTGTCTTtacttaaaattggaaaaaataccaaaaatactAGTAtacctgtaaaataaaataaaataaaatgcagcgaccgaaattatgataaggcaacttgccaaagaaaatgctaatgaggtttgtaaaagaattattctAGGATTACACAAGAATGCTCCTttagagatcataagatgctgtacCAAGTGGGCACAAAATACCTTTTatatccaggctatgatgcagacttcccaacatctgaacatgggaagacatgctcctgctcttactccagtaagaaaaccatttccaaaagtaatgttgttacattacatagAAAATATCTTGAGGCATGCATCTGAGGAGCAAATGAttgaagcatgtctacaaaagagcatggaaacactaagaaactacaaattgcatatagctccagaaaaaattcaaagacatgctccttttcaatgtTTAGGATATGAACTATACCCTAAGATGCATACAGTACAAAACCTTtcattaagaacagagaagctaaactccttaaatgactttcagaaattgatagaagatatccaatagatttgactacctatcaattgcaaccattatatgacattttaaggggaaacagcactttaaactcaccatgccagcttacaaaagaagctcaagtggctttgagagaagttgaactggctttatccaatatggttgaaagagtcactcaaaaacccttggaaatatccgtttttgttacaaaagaggcacccacagcagtccttcatcaaagacacagtgtgatagagtggataaaccttccagcacaaccagaacaaagccttattccttaaCCAGTGCTTACAGCTAGAATTTTAtcaaaggccattaagcgagcaatacaattatctgggataaaacctgacaagatatataccttttataccaatgcacaaattaatgtatgctgtgaaaccatcccagagtggcaactTTTAATGACCATggttccaaattttacacataggTTTCCGTTAAatataaccagactattacatggattcttgaagaaaaggtttctaaagttcctcttaaaggaccaactatctttacagatgcatctaaACATAACATTTctgctgtatactctcgtgacttaactataaagagagtagtcagaactccttttcagtccactcagcagaatgaattgtatgcgatcattctagctcttgcttattatccaggagatataaatataatatctgattcggcctattcagtaggtgtggtacaaagaattgccacagcccaaataagatttgtagcttccaatctaattttttaaggaacttcaagagcaagtaagaaagcatcaaagtaagatttatatcttgcatgtccactctcatagtggacttccaggtcctatttttgatagtaattcaaaggcagaaagccttctatgttggccaatactcctttttTTCAAGAAGCccagaatctcattctaaatatcatcaggctgctcgaacTTTacctttacaatttggaataacaagagaggaagctaggagcagaGTAAAAGGCTgtacttgccttcctttccacattcCTAAGcttcctccagggaagaaccctcatggtttgagacccaatgaaatttggcaaatggatgtgacccattataaatctttcagTTGTCTCTTTTATCCATCTTTTTGTAGACACTTGTAATgggctgatatatattagaggctgcaaattttatttgggctgtggcaattctttgtaccacacctactgaataggccgaatcagatattatatttatgtctcctggataataagtaagagctagaatgatcgtacaattcattctgctgagtggactgaaaaggagttctgactactctctttatagttagatcatgagagtacacagcacaaatattatgtttggatgcatccgtgaagattgttggtccttgaagaggaactttagaaactttttcttcaagagtccatcgccaattatgtaatagtctagttatctttaatggagacccatgtaaaaaatttggagccatggctaataaaatttgccactctgggatggtctcacaacacacattaatttgtgtattggtataaaaggtgtatatcttatcaggttttgtcccagataattgtactgctcgcttagtggcctttaataaaattctagccacaagcactgggtagggtgtaaggctttgatctggttgtgctgggaggttcacccactctatcacactgtgtccttgatgaaggactgctgtgggtgcctcttgtgtggcaaaaactgatatctccaagggtttttgagcaGACAAGATGGCGGAAGTGGAGCAGAAGAAGAAGCGAACCTTCCGGAAGTTCACCTACCGCGGCGTGGACCTGGATCAGCTGCTGGACATGTCCTATGAACAACTCATGCAGTTGTACAGTGCTCGACAGCGTCGGCGACTCAACCAGGGTCTGCGGCGCAAGCAGCACTCCCTCCTGAAGCGCCTGAGAAAGGCCAAGAAGGAGGCACCCCCCATGGAAAAGCCAGAGGTGGTGAAGACACACCTTGGAGACATGATCATCCTGCCAGAGATGGTGGGGAGTATGGTAGGCGTCTATAACGGCAAGACCTTCAATCAGGTGGAAATTAAGCCCGAGATGATTGGACACTACTTGGGAGAATTCTCTATCACCTATAAGCCTGTGAAACATGGTCGGCTGGGTATTGGAGCTACCCACTCCTCTCGCTTCATCCCTCTCAAGTAACCCAGATCctaacaataaaaacaagaagttctaaaaaaaaaaaaaaaagcatgagacaggaattcaggttagggaaaatcgtcagtctttattctcagtgaagaaggatcggaggtggaagagaatcggcgatagcaatgtgtgcagctgagtcaagaagctagcttgaccagcagccacacaaccagcagctcggagtctggaacccagcccaatctctccccacttgtcttccatgctctctctctgcctccacccaccaaaatcgtcatttcctatacaacacatcaggacttgcatggagagtgggcaggaccattctttatcaatcatgtatattaatagagtatagcccaattactatctagcctcatgtacttgggacctcagtgcatcagctcaaacctcagcccattacatttccctttctttattttagaacaccggtggtcatgccatccctgacctcagggaggtcagagcccccaagggaggtgatcacagcctccctaacttctcagggaaggaggtgaaagcaccgaaaaggaggtgatcacagcctccctgacttctcagaaaaggcggtgaaagcactaaaaaggagatgatcacgccctacctgacatgtaatgggctgaggtttgagctgatgcactgaggtcccaagtacatgaggctagatagtaattgggctatactctattaatatacatgattggataaagaatggtccctgcccactctccatgcaagtcctgatgtgttgtataggaaatgacgattttggtgggtggaggcagagagagagcgtggaagacaagtggggagagattgggctgggttccagactccgagctgctggttgtgtggctgctggtcaagctagcttcttgactcagctgcacacattgctatcgccgattctcttccacctccgatccttcttcactgagaataaagactgacgattttcccctaacctgaattcctgtctcgtgcaaccattctttatccaatcatgtatattaatagagtatagcccaattactatctagcctcatgtacttgggacctcagtgcatcagctcaaacctcagcccattacagacactttttcaggatttacttttgcaatacagCAGCAAAAGAggtcattgaattccttatacaagcatttccAATtttgggtgtgccacaagcaataaaaacagataatggacctgtgTAGTatactctttaaaatataatgttctctgttgtggttttcttggggttctctgggaacagccttcatttcagttcagtaaccaccacaagtgcagccaggggttaaagtccaaatcctttattatctccttcaaagtcttgtctcctttactGGGGCCAGGTTCGCTTTCTTTGAGGCCTAGCTCTCTCCTTGGCTCCGTgggcttgagctcctgcctcctttttTTGCCCTCTGAATCTCTACAAATGTCTCTGAATCCAAAGATTTGTATTACAGCCTCCAGCCACCAAAAAGGTGGAAGATCGAATGAATCTGTCTTggcctccgagagcttctagtatACCAACCTTTTCcagccctgagagcttctagcttatgtgctacacactgagtacaaaccaatcattatatcactaaccattatttgttgtatgattaaatcagtgctaaactagatttaaccattgtctcctcaattccacttagtaccttgtttcaagttctgggccataacatctccttgtagaattaaatcaatcatactgaacaatgctaaattagataactattgtctctatcaattccactgacttattaccttgtaagaatcctttgtttcaagttcagagttctggctcataacagacctgcatatacttctaaatattttgctcacttttgtgcacagtataagattttatacaccactggcataccctttaatccttaagaacaggcaatagtagagaggagaaacagagacattaagacactcctccaaaaataaaagaaagggggagctacaggtaaccctagagaacttctcaatttagctctttatactattaacttcttgatttttgacaaacatgcactggctctggaagacaggttttataacccaccataagaacagtgtccagtgcaagcagcatcactgtctttagataatcaccaggtgatatg comes from Sarcophilus harrisii chromosome 5, mSarHar1.11, whole genome shotgun sequence and encodes:
- the LOC116419359 gene encoding 40S ribosomal protein S15 is translated as MAEVEQKKKRTFRKFTYRGVDLDQLLDMSYEQLMQLYSARQRRRLNQGLRRKQHSLLKRLRKAKKEAPPMEKPEVVKTHLGDMIILPEMVGSMVGVYNGKTFNQVEIKPEMIGHYLGEFSITYKPVKHGRLGIGATHSSRFIPLK